Below is a window of Candidatus Krumholzibacteriia bacterium DNA.
GCGCACGCGGCCGGCCCTGGTGGCGGCGCTGCTCCTGGTCGTGGCCCAGCCGAGTTGGACCGCCGGGGGCCGCACCGCGGCTCCGGAAGTGGACGTCGCTTACGAGCGCATCGGTCGCTGGCTGGGAGCGCATGCGGTGCCCGAAGCCATCGTCGGCGCTGCCCGTGTCGGCGCCCTCGGTTACCACAGCGGCCTGCGGGTCGAAGACGTGCAAGGACGCATCAGCCCGCGGGTGGCGGCGGCGCGACAGATGACTCCCACCGGCCCGGACGATACCGACGCGGCCTTCGGCTTCGTCTTCGAGCTGGAGCCGGATCTCCTGGTTCTGCTTCCCGGCGACCCCGTGCCTTCGGCACGCACCTACGTGCCGAACGACGATGCGCTCCCTGCAGTCATCCGCGGGCCGTTTCGTCTCTATCGCTGGGCGGGGAGCTCGGTGTGGCAGGGCGCGGCGCGGGACGGGGGCTGATCACTGCGACTGGGCGCGGGCGCTGCCGGGCCCATCCTGGCGCGTTGCCGTGCGTGTGCCGGCCGGGGCAGCGGCACCGTTCTCGTAGTAGCGCTTCCGAGCTCGGGTCACGTGCCGCAGCAGATCACGCTGCTCCCGGCTGTCCATCGCCTTCTGCAGCGTCGACGCCGCGGCGCTGTAGTGCCCCGAGCCGCCTTGGATCTCCGCCAGGCGCAGGTAAGCGACGTAGCGGAACAAGGACCAGCAACCATCACCCTTCACCTGGGTCAGGCGGGTGAAGTACGGCTCTGCCGCCTCGGGCCGGTCGCGGAGGAGCTCGAGCTCACCTCGATAGAAATCGAGGGGAGGGCTGCTCTGGTCCTGGAGCCCCGCGAGGGCACTCGCCGCCCCATCCGGCGCCCCGGCGTACATCGCTTCCAGGTCGCCTTGAAGCGCCAGCAGATTGCGCCGCTCCTGCTCCAGCGGTGCCGGTTCCTGCAGGACGCGGTACAGGCGGCTGCGGAGCGGACTCTTCTCCGGCAGCGCCGCCAGGCGGGAACTCGCCACCTCGTCCTCGCCGAGGATTCGGTCCAGATCCACCAGGCTGCGCAGCACATCCGCTTCCAGCCAATCTGGATCGGTGGGCAAATTGCGGCTCAGGGTCTCGAGTCGCTCCCGGGCCGCTTGCACGCGGCCCGTGAGGAACTCTTGCAGCCCCAAGTAGAACTGCAAGCGGGCGGCGACGTTGCGCTCCCCCTGCTCGGGGCTGTTGGAAACGACCTGCGCCGTTTCCTCCGTGCGTTGCCTCGTGGCCTCCATCTCCCGTGGGAACCAGAAGCTCATCGCCGCCACCGGTTCGATGAGGCGGGCGTTGTCCGGGTAGGGCTCCAGCACGGCGTCGAAGTGCATCCGGGCCTCCTCGAGGCGACCCTCGAAGCCGAAGAGCACCACGGCCAGCAGCGTCTTCGCATCCAGCTCGGTGTAGCCCTGCCGTGCGGCCGCGGCGGCGATGTATTCCAGGCCGCGCTCCCGGTGGCCGCCCGGGACGCGCAGGAAGACGCGGGCGAACTTCACCATCCCGGGGAGGATGTCGGCGAAGTAGAGGTAGACGCCCTGGACGAGGAGCGCGTCCGGGTTTCCCGGCTCGCCGGCGAGGACGAAGTCCAAGTCGCTCTTTCCCGCCGCCGCCTTCCGGCCCGCGCCCCAGTACTCGTTGGAAAGGGCGTGCACCTGGGCCAGGAACATGAAGGCCCAGCCGCGGTAGAGATGTCCCGCCACGGAACCTGGATCCCGTTTCACGATCGCGTCGGAGGCGGACAGAGCTTGTTCGCAGGCGCGCTTGATCGCGTCCGCCTTGGCGCCGATGGCGTCGCGGTCCTCGTTCTGATCCGGGAGATCGAGGCGCAGGATGCGCGCCCGCAAGAGATAGGGCCGCGGATCCTCCGGCACCGCGCGTTCCATGGCGGTGGCGACGCGGTCCGCTTCGCTCGGGCGTCCCTGGTAGATCGCCTCCATCGCTTCCAGGTACCAGCTGTCCACCTGCGCCTCGAGGGCCGGCGGATGCTGACCCGTGGCCAACCGGTTCTGGGCCACGCTCGCGCCAGGCAACGAACCGAGGCAGAGTGCCACCAGGAAGACGACGGCAATGCGACGCGACATGCTCACCACCTTGGCGGGACCCTGTCATGCTACATGCTGGCAGGGGCAAAAAAAAGGATGAAGGGTCTCCCCTCCATCCCTTGGAATGCAGCGATGCGAGCGCCGGTTCCGGGCGCCCCGCGCTTCTCAGCCGCAGCCGCAGCCGGTGCCGCAACCTACGCCGCTAGGTGCCTGGACTGCCGTCGCTTCGGTGTGGCCGTTGCCATTCCCATTCCCATTGCCGTTGCCGCCCAGCTTCAGGGTCACTTGCTGCGGGCGGCGCTGCGGCACCCGGGTGGTCACCGGATCGTCGTACATGGGCAGCGCCAGATCCTTGCCGCTGGCGTAGACGCCGTGCTTGCCGTGCTGCTTGTACCACTCGGCGGTGGTGGCGTTCATGTGCATGTGCTCCACGATCTGCCGCCAGCCCACGCCGGTGTTGTAGGCACAGAACGAGATCTCCCCTTGCTGCGTGCCGTAGGGGATGATGCACATCTCGGTGCGGCGGAAATCGTAGTTGAACAGATCTTGGAACCACATGCCGGCCACGAAGAGCACCCGCCAATCGTAGTCCGGCTGATCGTCGAAGCCCGCGTGACCGCCGGACTGCTTGTCGAATTTCTTGAGGAAATCCTTCAGCGACAGCGGTGCCCGCTGGGCGTCGAAGTTGCGCAGCAGCGCCAGGGCCAGCTGCGCCTTGGTGAGGGCGCGGCCGCGGTTGGCGTCGGTGATGGTGCGCACGTCGGCGAGGAGGCGCTCCAGGTTGAGGAATTCCGACACCGGGACCATCTGCTTGGTCTTGGTGTTCACGAACAGAATGGTGCCGATGCCGCAGTTCGGATGGCAGCCGCACTTGAGCGAACCCCAGTCGGCCCCGGCCCCCTTCATCAGGTCCACCATGTCGGAGAACGGCCCCAGACCGGAGAGGGGATACCAGTCCACCAGGGGATCGGTGGCGCCGGTCTGGTTCTTCACGTCGTGGGCCAGGTGCGACAGGGTGTAGCGCATGCGCTCGCGGTCGGCATCGCTGATGTCCTCGTCGCGGCCGGTGAAGCTCACGGGCTGGAAGGACACGACGCTGATCTTGTCGGAGTTCTCGATGGCGAAGTCGATGATGGGTCCCACCTGGTCGTCGTTGATGGTCTTGACGATGGTGACCACGAGGACGACGTCGATGTCCGCCTTGGCCAGGTTGTCGATGGCCCGCAGCTTGACGTCGAAGAGGTTGCCGATCTTGCGATGGGCGTTGCTGGCGTTGTCGGTGCCGTCGAACTGCAGGTACGCCAGGCGCATCCCCGCTTCCCGGGCCCGGTAGGCGAAATCCAGGTCCTGGGCGAAGCGGATGCCATTGGTCGCCGCCTGGATGCTGAAGTAGCCCACCTTTTTCGCGTAGGCCACGGACTCCAGGAAGATGGGGCTCACCGTGGGCTCGCCACCGGAGAACTGCACTGACATCTGCCGCCGCGGCTGGATGGAGAGCGAGTCGTCCAGGATCTTCTGCACGTCGGCGAAGGACAGCTCGTGCACGTAGCCCACCTGGTTGGCGTCCATGAAGCAGGGGTCGCACATCATGTTGCAGCGGTTGGTGAGATCGATGGTGAGCACGGCGCCGCGGCCGTACTGGATGGACGAGGTGCCGTGCTGGCGCAACTCCGTGGTCGGCGACTTGAAGTCCCGGCCCGGGTAGAGGCGTTCGATGCGCGACAGGAACGCCGGGTCGATGGCCATGACGTCCTCGCAACGGCCGTGCTTGGGGCAGTCCTTCACCATCAGCACCTTGCCGTCGCGCTCGATGACCGTGGCCTTGATCTCGCCTGGATTGCCTTCCACCAGCACCCGCGGCTCGACGCGGTCGGCGAGGATCTCGGCGCGCACTTCCTTCACGCACTGCGGGCAAAGCGAGTCGGTCTCGCGCGGCCAACCGAGCTTGGGGAAGCTGCGTTCCCAGCTGCGCGGCAACGCTGCGGGCGCCCAGCGCGGCTGGAAGGGCTTGCCGGGCTTGAGCCGGTTGTTGGCGAATTGAAACACCGGCCACAGTGCTTCGGCGCTCTTGCTCAGAGCTGCGTCCACGGCTCGCACGACATTCCTCCTTCTTCGGAGCCCGTCGAGCGCCCCTCGTGGGCGACCTCTCGCCGCGGGCGCGACCGGGCTCTCTGCCTCCAATGCCCGCATGCTGCCTCGCTCCGTCCCGGGAGTCCATCGCAAAGGCTCCCCAGGCAAGGATTTCCAGCGAACGGTCGGGGCCCGCGGTCGTGTGGTTGAGGCACGGCTCCGAAAGGGCTCAGGGGCGCCCCGAGGCCGCCAGCCAGGCGGCCAAGCGGCGCGCCTGCTGGTCCAGGGCGAAGGCGCGACCGGCGTGCTCCCAGGTCTGCTGCTTCCAGCGCTGCAGCTCTTCATCGCTGCTGCGGAGCACGCGCGCGAGCACCTGCTGCAAGCCGTTGGCTCCGGCTTGCGGGGACACCAGGAGTGCTTCCAGACCCGGCGGCCAGATCTCCGGCACGCCGCCGGCGCGGCGCGCCACCGGGACGAGGCCGTGGGCCATGGCTTCCTGCAAGGCGATACCGAGGGGTTCGCAAAGGGAGGGGAGCACGAACACGTCGGCGGCTTGCAGGAAAGGTCGCACCTCGGATTGGAATCCGGCCCAGGTGAGGCGCGATTCCAGACCGAGCCGCCGAGCCTGGGCGCGCAGGCTCGCTTCCTCCGTGCCGCTGCCGACGAGGACGAGATGGAAGTCGAAGGCTTCGGCGGCGAGCGCGGCGGCCGCGTCGAGCAGGTCCCGATGCCCCTTGTCCGCATCGAGACGGCTGGTGCTGACGAGGACGCGCACCGCACCGTGGCTCGAGGCCGGTGCGGTTGCGAGCTCCGTGCCTGGATGCAGGCTGGCGAAGTCGGCGGCGCCCAGCAGCGGCACGCGGCGCTGCAGTTCGGCGCGGACGAACTCGCTGCAGGCGAGCAGGCGCGGCCGCAGCAGCCGCTGGCTCGCCCGCACTTTCCAGGTGTCGCAGAGATCGCCCGGCGCGCCGAGGTGCTGGATGGTGGGGATGCCGAGCAGCCGCGCCGCGACGCCGGCGGTGCGCAGGTCCTTGCTCACGTTCACCACCACGCGGTCGACACGGTCGCGGGCGAAGCAGCGGAGGAAACGCGCCACCAAGAGCGGATCGAAGTCGGGGCCGAAGTGCACGGCTCGCGCCGCGAGACCCCGTCGCTGCGCTCGCTCCACGAAGTCACCGGCACGGCCGTAGATCCACACCGCGTGCCCCTGCCGTTGCAGGGCGCTCCCCATGTCGAGGCACCATGTCTTCACCCCTCCCCACTTCTTCGTGGCGTTGACGAAGGCGATGCGCAAGGCTCGACCTGCCCGGGGTTCCGTCACTGGCCGGGGCATGATAGCGTGTGCCCCGCCGGAGGTGCGTCCATGCCTTTCTTCACCAGCGACGGCACCAACATGTACGTGGACGTGGTGGGCGAAGGCACCGCGGTCCTGATGCTGCACGAGATCAGTCTGGATCACCGGCAGTGGACGGCACAGAGCGAAGCGCTGCGCGGCGAGCACAAGGTCTTTCGCCTCGATTGGCGCGGCCACGGGCGGTCGGCCACCGCCCCTACCGGCCACGGCTGGAGCGGCTTCGCCGCCGACGCCCGGCGCGCCCTGGTGCAAGTGGGGATGGATCGGTTGCACCCTGGGATGGTGCTCGCCCATGGGGTGGCCTGCGACGCCGCCCTGCAGCTTTGCCTGCGGGAGCCCCGGGCGCTGCGCGCTGCGGTGCTGGTGGCGCCGCTGCTCTGGGGGGTCGAAGCGGGAGAAGAGTGGCGGAGCTTGCTGCAGGCGATGCGGCAGAGCGCCCGTGCCGGAGACCTCGCCGGCGCTCTCGGATTGCTGCGAAGCGATCGCGCCTTCGCTGGCGTGCGTGCCGATCCGGAGCTGGAGCGCAGCGTGCGCGCCATGCAAGAACGCTGTCGCGGCGATTGGTTGCAGAGCGAGGAGACCGACACCGGCACGCCCACGGCGCAACGGCTTATGGAGTGCAAGCAGCCCCTGCTCGTGCTCTGCGGCCGCGAGGACCGCGACGACTTCCGCCACACCGCGGCACAGATCGCCTCGCAGGCGCCGCGCGCCCACGTCTTGGAGATCGACGGGGCCTTCCACTTCCCCAATCTGGAAACACCGGAAAGCTTCAACGCCGTGCTGAAAGATTTCCTCGCCGAGCCTTCATGAGAGGGGCGCTGGCGCCGCCTCTTTTCCGCCCGCGCTCTCCAGCAGATGGCTGATGGTGGCGAAGGTGTACTGCCGCTGCCGCAGCTGCTCGATCAGCAAGGCCACCGCTTCCACCGACTGGCTGCGGTCGGCGCGCCCGTAGGGGACACCGTCGTGCAGGATGACGATGGAACCGGGCTGCACCCGGGCGAGGACGCGGGCGGCGATGACGGCGGCGCCGGGGCGGGTGCAATCCTGCGGGTAGACGTCGCCGAGCACGGGCCGATAGCCGTGCTCCGCCAGCGTGCGCAACACCCCGGTGCTGAACCAGCCGAGAGGCGGGCGCACGAGCTGGGGCCAGTGGCCGGTGGCGGCGTGGATGAGGCGGTTGGTGCGCTCCAGCTCGCGCAGCATGGCGCGTCGCGGCAGCAGCGGCAGCGCCAGGTGACTGTGCGTATGGTTGCCGATCTCGTGTCCCGCGGCGGCGATCTCCTGCACCAGCTGCGGGAAGCGCCGCACGTTGCGCCCGAGGAGGAAAAAAGTCGCCTGGATGCGATGCTCGGCGAGGAGGCGCAGCAAGCGCGGCGTCTCCCGCGGGTTGGGGCCGTCGTCGAAGGTGAGGGCGAGCCGCCGCGCTTCCATGGGGACCGAACAGAGCATCTGCCGGGCGACGAACCCGAAGATGCGCGGGCTGTGCAGCAGGTTCACGCTTGCCTCCGCTCGCGCTCCCGTGGCGCCGGATCGCTGCGGGAATTGTCTCACGGCGGGACGCTGTCTGTCTCGGCCGCGCCTTCCAGGTCGTGCAGCAAGACTCGCACCTGCTGGCGTGGCTCGCCCTCCGGCAGGAGCTCGAGGGCCTGCTGCAGATCGGTCCGGGCCTCGCCGGCCCGACCCAGGGCGATCTTCGCCTCCCCGGCGCGCCGCAACAGCGCGCCTCGCAGCGGCGGATCGGGAGCGGCCGCGAGACCGCGGGCGCAGGCGTCGAGGGCCGCCTGCGGTCGTCCGCGCCGCAGCTCCACCAGGGCCAGACTCTCGGCGAAATGCGCGGTGTGGCTGGCATCCAGCGCCATCGCGCTCTGCACCAGCGCGGCGGCCTCGTCCAGGTCTTCCCCGCGCTCGGCGAGCAGCGTGCCGAGGGCGTTGCGCGCCAGTGCCGATTCCGGCCGCCGCTCTACCGCCTGGCGGTAGGCAGCCAGGGCGGCGTCGAGATTTCCTTCCTGCAAGTAGGCGTAGCCGATCTTGTAATCCAGGTCCAACGCCGCGGGCTCTCGTACCCCGAAGAGAGGCAGGTTGCAGAGCCCGAGCACT
It encodes the following:
- a CDS encoding radical SAM protein, with amino-acid sequence MRAVDAALSKSAEALWPVFQFANNRLKPGKPFQPRWAPAALPRSWERSFPKLGWPRETDSLCPQCVKEVRAEILADRVEPRVLVEGNPGEIKATVIERDGKVLMVKDCPKHGRCEDVMAIDPAFLSRIERLYPGRDFKSPTTELRQHGTSSIQYGRGAVLTIDLTNRCNMMCDPCFMDANQVGYVHELSFADVQKILDDSLSIQPRRQMSVQFSGGEPTVSPIFLESVAYAKKVGYFSIQAATNGIRFAQDLDFAYRAREAGMRLAYLQFDGTDNASNAHRKIGNLFDVKLRAIDNLAKADIDVVLVVTIVKTINDDQVGPIIDFAIENSDKISVVSFQPVSFTGRDEDISDADRERMRYTLSHLAHDVKNQTGATDPLVDWYPLSGLGPFSDMVDLMKGAGADWGSLKCGCHPNCGIGTILFVNTKTKQMVPVSEFLNLERLLADVRTITDANRGRALTKAQLALALLRNFDAQRAPLSLKDFLKKFDKQSGGHAGFDDQPDYDWRVLFVAGMWFQDLFNYDFRRTEMCIIPYGTQQGEISFCAYNTGVGWRQIVEHMHMNATTAEWYKQHGKHGVYASGKDLALPMYDDPVTTRVPQRRPQQVTLKLGGNGNGNGNGNGHTEATAVQAPSGVGCGTGCGCG
- a CDS encoding glycosyltransferase — protein: MRIAFVNATKKWGGVKTWCLDMGSALQRQGHAVWIYGRAGDFVERAQRRGLAARAVHFGPDFDPLLVARFLRCFARDRVDRVVVNVSKDLRTAGVAARLLGIPTIQHLGAPGDLCDTWKVRASQRLLRPRLLACSEFVRAELQRRVPLLGAADFASLHPGTELATAPASSHGAVRVLVSTSRLDADKGHRDLLDAAAALAAEAFDFHLVLVGSGTEEASLRAQARRLGLESRLTWAGFQSEVRPFLQAADVFVLPSLCEPLGIALQEAMAHGLVPVARRAGGVPEIWPPGLEALLVSPQAGANGLQQVLARVLRSSDEELQRWKQQTWEHAGRAFALDQQARRLAAWLAASGRP
- a CDS encoding alpha/beta hydrolase, whose translation is MPFFTSDGTNMYVDVVGEGTAVLMLHEISLDHRQWTAQSEALRGEHKVFRLDWRGHGRSATAPTGHGWSGFAADARRALVQVGMDRLHPGMVLAHGVACDAALQLCLREPRALRAAVLVAPLLWGVEAGEEWRSLLQAMRQSARAGDLAGALGLLRSDRAFAGVRADPELERSVRAMQERCRGDWLQSEETDTGTPTAQRLMECKQPLLVLCGREDRDDFRHTAAQIASQAPRAHVLEIDGAFHFPNLETPESFNAVLKDFLAEPS
- a CDS encoding polysaccharide deacetylase family protein: MNLLHSPRIFGFVARQMLCSVPMEARRLALTFDDGPNPRETPRLLRLLAEHRIQATFFLLGRNVRRFPQLVQEIAAAGHEIGNHTHSHLALPLLPRRAMLRELERTNRLIHAATGHWPQLVRPPLGWFSTGVLRTLAEHGYRPVLGDVYPQDCTRPGAAVIAARVLARVQPGSIVILHDGVPYGRADRSQSVEAVALLIEQLRQRQYTFATISHLLESAGGKEAAPAPLS